The nucleotide sequence AATCAGGTTGATTTGACTGCCTGTATCCAAGCATCTTAAAGGAATGTCAAGTGGAAGTAAAAAGCGAAGCACAAATTTGCACAAGCAATCTATACAAAGCCTATCCACAGCAAAGCCCATTCAGGAGCTAGGCTACACCTGCTAAGCCATTCCTTAATCTGGAACACCTCAAAGGCATCTTACTTAGGGTAAGAGGAGAAGGACAGGCCTGTGGCTCAGTGAAGAGTGAAAAGGCACAGACATCAAACTTCATATggtccagtgtaaagtttccacagcCAGTGAGgatttggggagccatgtcatTTATTGCTACTGTGCTTGATTGTCCAACAAACTCTGCTGACCTAAACCGTATACataatctatggagtattgtcaagaggaagacaAGAGAGACCAGAACCAACATCGCAGACAAGCTGATGGGTGGTatgaaagcaacctgggctttcttttgtaaataaaataaacgaaATGTGTCTCTTTGCTTGTTTTACAAATAGTGGTTTGCTCAGTCACTGGGCTCAACAATGAACAAATCCCATCTGGATTTCTGATATCTAACTAGATCATGTTAATATTTGTCTTAATCTCATTCCCACACATAACACTTCCTAATTTCATCTACAGGTGAAATTTgatcacagcttttgccaccaACACTTGTTCCTGTTTCACTCGTTTGCTTAGTTTATCCTGGGAGTTCCAGTGCGGCTCTCCTTGAGGTTCTGTTTAAGGCAAAGACCCATTTGCCAGAACTTTGGGGCTATTTATGCTTATTTGCGCCATAACTCATTCAATTAGCTTTGTATTTACCTTGTTAATCATTGATAGCAAAATTTCCTCCAAATACCAATAAAGCCAACCCACGtcctaacattatttttttgtacCTCAGTCTGAGAACCATGACTCTAAAGAATGGATTGGAACCTGGACTATTTTTTTGTGTCCaaaaaattgaacttttcagaaaattttccattttctgaaaagttcaattttttGGAAATGcttgtaaatgtaaatgtatgcTGTTTAGTGAAAGttcatgctttttttgttttgttacttttGACTGGCAATGTATCAATGAGTCCCCAGATAGATGTGAAGGGTGATCGAAAGAGTTGATtttcacaagaaaacaaaaaatgaagatacatggttttcttCATTGTtactttacaaataaagaatGCATATTTCATGACAGTCAGGTCAGTTAATTTGCTCTGGATACAGTTGTTTTCTATGCCAAAATATTACaactttctaaaacatttttcctgtaTGGTAAAGCATTATAGCCAAGTAAAAGCATCCTCCATTACATGGCTGGTAGTCTAATGTCTTTCACTCCTGAACCCTGTAGGATATGGACATAGAGGTCTTGGCGATGGTTGATGACACTGTGGCGACCATGATGACCTGTGGATTTGATGACCAGTGCTGTGAAGTAGGACTCATCATTGGTAAAAATATTCACATTGTTTTTACTCATCACAGACTGTGGATTGCAGCTGCGTTGAAGTATGAACCACTTACCCAGTGTTTCATTTGCAACTTGTTCTTACCATTTAAGAACAAGATATACTATAAAGTTTTGATGCAGTTGTATCAATAGACATAAAAAGgctgataaaataaattaactattATCAAAGTCATATCAAGGTTTTAACCTTAGGGCcagaatgaggaaaaaaaagtgaataaattagtttttcctgattttaattttatctAGTTATGTTCATTGGATTTTCCAGGCTAGATCCCGTCTCTGTTACTTGTGATGGGGTATCTTTACATTGCTTCCTGCACGGTCTGTAGAAAATTGTAGACTGCAAttcatacaaaaaaatatatatgccaaaaataaaagtaagaaaCTAGTAATGGTGTAAAAATAATTCACAGATTATTATCCTGTTACAACATATCAGCTATAATGCACCTTTGGTACTCCACCAACTCCCTCTAGTGGGCTTTGCCGAAGGGGAACAGTATGGCATTGTTTTTTATGCTGTTAGTAAAATATAGTTAGTACAatttcttgcaaaagtatctgTATCATTCACATTCGGTCCTGTTATAAGCACagacctcagtgtattttacaCGGAtttggcatgatgctgcctccaccatgtgtcacagaaaaactgcatttatagtgagattaaattacacgcaGGCAaattctatttactaattaggtgacttctggtAGCAACTGATTGCATCAGATTTACCTTGTGGGGAACAGATTGCACACGATTTGTATTGTGAAAGGCTTCGAAaacatgtattattttactACCCTTACCCAAATATGCActttttatgttggtctatcccaTTAAAGCCCAATAATTTACAATGTAATTTGAGGCTGTAATGTAACAAACCTTGAAAAACTTCAAGGGGTATAAAGGCATGCAAGGCTTTGTATAAAGGtgtaatgtgtgtgtttgtgcatagGAACTGGCACCAACGCCTGCTACATGGAGGAGCTGCGTCACATCGACCTAGTGGAGGGAGACGAGGGCCGGATGTGCGTGAACACTGAGTGGGGGGCGTTTGGAGATGATGGCGCGTTGGATCATTTCATCACAGAGTTTGACAGAGATGTCGATGCCGCCTCCCTCAACCCTGGAAAACAAATGTTAGAGAAACTGTTTTGTCTTCTGTCATGACAAGGCTCAACAGGATGGGAGTCACATGAACCCTTTTCACCTATATTCCCAAATGCTTTTTCTGATGATGTTTGTAGATTCGAGAAGATGGTTAGTGGGATGTATCTGGGTGAGTTGGTGAGGCTGGTTTTGTTAAAGATGGCTAAACTGGGACTGCTGTTTGATGGGCATGTGTCAGACGCTCTGAGGACCAAAGGGAAGATAACCACTGCAGATGTGGCAGCAATGGAGGAGTAAGCTGACTATATATTTGCGCCTTACAACATCTGACAACTGTGAGaactctctttgttttttctttagatACAGAAGTGGTCTTAAAAACACCAAGGACATCCTGACTCACCTTCATTTGAGCCCTTCACCTGACGACTGCATAGCTGTTCAGCAAGTCAGTACCATCGTCTCCTTCAGGTCCTCGAATCTGGTGGCTGCAGGGTTAACAGCTATCTTAACCCGGATCCGGCAGAACCGAAATTTGAGAGGATTAAGAATCACAATAGGAGTTGATGGCACCGTGTACAAAACACACCCACAGTAAGTCTTCACGGAGACTTCAAATTTACATTCTTTCAAGCAGATAAATTAATGGCAGCAAAGAAATTAGACATGGAAGATCAATATacaaaatcacagaaaataCCAATTTTCATACAATAATTAGAACTACATTTTCAGAAACTTAGGATCTGATTTGACCTGAAAATACCAAGGAAATATTTATCAGCTACAACCCATACAGAAAATTATGTTAGATTTGACATagctaaatataaaatattttaggatCTGTCATCAGGACAGGTACCATTGTTAATATTTATAAAGGTGTACAGGAATCTGAGTTTACATGacatacaatgccttgcaatggtatttatttaacattttcacattttgttacattattagattttatttgaattttataacttttcaaacttttttttttacaaatacaaatctgaaaaatgtggcataaatttgtttttactttgtagaaccaccttttgctgcacttATAGCTGGCAGAATTTTCCAGTTTGACTCTACTAGCTTTACATCAGTTTTTATAATTATACTTTGAACtattccattgtatctctgacTGTACGATTTGGGtccttgtcctgctggaagtagaacctccaccccagtccaaagtcttttgcagtctctagGACTGGTCTGTTTATagctccctgctgaagaaaagcaaccccCAACAACATGTTTCACATGTTCACTATATTTCATGGATGAGATGGTGTGTTCGAATGATGGCCTGTGATAGTTTTTTTTGCCACTCATTGGCATTCACAGATCAGCTGTATTTACACTGGGAGTGAATTGCACAcagtttgtatttgttaaattgCTGACTTCTTGAGGCAATTActgctctggattttatttaggggtatccaAATGTGGGGGATTGAATAAAAGTGACAACCACACTTTTTTGAATGGAATGCTTGAACtattttccttccttttcatAATTATGCATCACTATGAGTTGGTCTGTCATAACCAGATTGtggtaacctgacaaaatgtggcAAAGTTCCAGGGGTgagaatacttctgcaaggcagtGTGTATCTTCAGAATCATatcatattttcctaaatattggagctttttttccccacaaactTCCGCTCATCTACAGGTATTCTAAACGCCTTCATAAAGTGGTGAGGCGGTTGCTTCCTGACTGTCAGGTCAGGTTTGTCCTCTCGGAGAGCGGCAGCAGCAAAGGTGCTGCCCTTGTGGCAGCAGTCGCTCAGCGTCTGACATCACAGAGGCGAAGGGTGAGACTGCATAACTtcatgtgtttaattgtgtttgaacaattttattcacagctgAACCAAGTATAATCCTCCTTGGTATTGTTGAGATCTGACACTCCGTTACTGCAGGTGGATGAGGCTCTGTCACTCTTCCCACTGAAGCAACAGCAGCTCCAGCTGGTGAAGTCCAGGATGAGGGAAGGGCTGGAGGATGGGCTGAAGAGTAGAGGCTGCACAATAAAGATGCTTCCATCCTTTGTTTACCACACACCAGACGGCACAGGTATGAAAACAAACCCGGCTTTACTCAGACACCTCACATGCTCTAAAGGACAAACAGACAGTGAACAACTGAACAGTGACAGTTCAATCCTACATAGTTAAATCTTTACTCCATTTCAACTAGAAACAGAATCCAGTCCTTATgaaattcctttgtttttcagAGCGTGGAAAATACCTTGCTTTGGATCTGGGAGGAACAAACTTCAGAGCTATGCTTGTGAgatttaaaagacagaaatcaCAACTTTACCATAAGATTTACACCATTCCACTGGAGATAATGCAGGGAACTGGAGAGGAGGTAAGACGAGCCTTGTGCCATCATATTTAAATGATCCAAACAAAATAACTGTGCAGACAAATAGACTGTTGTATACCAGTTTGTGCAAAGAAGtctcagcagaaaaaaaaatctgtttaagttCAATTTCTTAAATCTTTTTCTCTGACTGCCCTCAGTTATTTGATCACTTGGCTCAGTGTGTTTGTGACTTCCTGGACTACATGGGGCTGAAGAAAGCTCGCCTTCCTACAGGCTTCACCTTCTCTTTCCCTTGTGAGCAGTCTGGCATTGATACAGTAGGTGTACCCACATCAGTTTGAGCTCTGTTAGATTAGGTTAAATTTACAAGTAAATAGATGGTTGCATTGATTACATAATTTTGTAGGGCACGCTGGTGAGCTGGACCAAGGGCTTCAAGGCCACAGACTGTGTCGGTCAGGATGTTGTCAGCATGCTCCGAGAGGCCATCAAGAGACGCAACGTGAGTCTACATACCACAAACTCTTACAATATAGCAAAAGCattcttttttatgttaaataggCAATAAAGCCTTTAAAATACTGTGCTGCTGGTTTTTTGTGTGTATCCACATATAAAGACACATTCTGCAGAAATTGTAATATGTAAAATGCAATGAGAGTACCTGGCAAAGGTATTCATATACCAggaactttttcagattttgtcttttctttttaggAATTTAAGCTTTAAGCCTTTGTAAAACTAAATTTTGCTTTTGGGCTATATCTCTGCCtattttgcacatctagagactggcgtttttgctcattcttctttccaAGATAACTCAAGTTCTGATTAGACAGAGAGCAGTAATTTCCAAGGCTGgccaaacattttcagttggatGTTGGTCCGAACTTCAGGTGGACCTTTCTAACACATGGTTATGcgttgatctaaaccatttttttcacctctgactgtatgtttgggGTCGTTGTCTTGGTGGAAGGTTAACCTTTGCCCCTGCCTCAAGTATTTTGCAACCTTTTTTCTAGGATTATCTTGTATTTAATTCTAGCCATCTTCCAAACAACTCTGACTTTCCTGTCCCTGGTGTAGAAAGGCATcaccaaagcatgatgctgctatcaccatgtttcaccatgtgtTTGCTGGTGTTTGTTTATGCCTTCAGGAGTTTGACTTGGACATTGTTGCGTTAGTCAATGACACAGTTGGGACTATGATGAGCTGCGCCTATGAGGATCCTCAGTGTGAAATTGGAATGATTGCAGGTATGTGACAGTAACTAGGAGGTGGATGGTAGCTACGGACTCTCTGGATTCAACTGGACCATATGAAGAAGCAGTATTGTAAATGGCTGATATGATGTATTTCTATTGAAAAACAGTCAAAAGTTTGGTGCAATAGTCTAAaggtaatgaaaaaaacaaatctaaaatctGTTGGCACTCTGTGGTTTAGGGACAGGTTCAAACCTTTGCTACATGGAGGAACTGAAGAATATCAAGAAGATCGAACAGAGCAATGgcagcacaaacacaaacaaagggAAACTAGAAGGGGAGGAGGATGAGGTAAAGAAGCAGATTTTAGAAGATGAGTAAGATAAaggcaatacaggtccttctcaaaatattagcatattgtgataaagttcattattttctataatgtcatgatgaaaatttaacattcatatattttagattcattgcacactaactgaaatatttcaggtcttttattgtcttaatacggatgattttggcgtacagctcatgaaaacccaaaattcctatctcacaaaattagcatatttcatccgaccaataaaagaaaagtgtttttaatacaaaaaacgtcaaccttcaaataatcatgtacagttacgcactcaatacttggtcaggaatccttttgcagaaatgactgcttcaatgcggcgtggcatggaggcaatcagcctgtggcgctgctgaggtcttatggaggcccaggatgtttcgatagcggcctttagctcatccagagtgttgggtcttgagtctctcaacgttctcttcacaatataccacagattctctatggggttcaggtcaggagagttggcaggccaattgagcacagtgataccatggtcagtaaaccatttaccagtggttttggcactgtgagcaggtgccaggttgtgctgaaaaatgaaatcttcatctccataaagcttttcagcagatggaagcatgaagtgctccgaaatctcctgatagctagctgtattgaccctgcccttgataaaacacagtggaccaacaccagcagctgacacggcaccccagaccatcactgactgtgggtacttgacactggacttctggcattttggcatttccttctccccagtcttcctccagactctggcaccttgatttccgaatgacatgcagaatttgctttcatccgaaaaaagtactttggaccactgagcaacagtccagtgctgcttctctgtagcccaggtcaggcgcttctgccgctgtttctggttcaaaagtgacttgacctggggaatgcggcacctgtagcccatttcctgcacacgcctgtgcacggtggctctggatgtttctactccagactcagtccactgcttctgcaggtcccccaaggtctggaatcggcccttctccacaatcttcctcagggtccggtcacctcttctcgttgtgcagcgttttctgccacactttttccttcccacagacttcccactgaggtgccttgatacagcactctgggaacagcctattcgttcagaaatgtctttctgtgtcttaccctcttgcttgagggtgtcaatagtggccttctggacagcagtcaggtcggcagtcttacccatgattggggttttgagtgatgaaccaggctgggagttttaaaggcctcaggaatcttttgcaggtgtttagagttaactcgttgattcagatgattaggttcatagctcgtttagagaccctt is from Girardinichthys multiradiatus isolate DD_20200921_A chromosome 4, DD_fGirMul_XY1, whole genome shotgun sequence and encodes:
- the LOC124866714 gene encoding hexokinase HKDC1-like, yielding MLAVHLVSLFFSKLQEDPTKKVDRFLHAMRLHDDQLIDISKRFLAEMKKGLSAESTAAAAVKMLPTQVRSTPDGSEKGQFLALDLGGSKFKVLRVKVREDVGIRKGGVELEEKTYLIPKELQVGRADELFDHVSESLKDFLHEKNISPKKKHPLAFTFSFPCEHPSLDQGLLLNWCKNYRVRGLQGKDVVKALKQAVDRAGDMDIEVLAMVDDTVATMMTCGFDDQCCEVGLIIGTGTNACYMEELRHIDLVEGDEGRMCVNTEWGAFGDDGALDHFITEFDRDVDAASLNPGKQIFEKMVSGMYLGELVRLVLLKMAKLGLLFDGHVSDALRTKGKITTADVAAMEEYRSGLKNTKDILTHLHLSPSPDDCIAVQQVSTIVSFRSSNLVAAGLTAILTRIRQNRNLRGLRITIGVDGTVYKTHPQYSKRLHKVVRRLLPDCQVRFVLSESGSSKGAALVAAVAQRLTSQRRRVDEALSLFPLKQQQLQLVKSRMREGLEDGLKSRGCTIKMLPSFVYHTPDGTERGKYLALDLGGTNFRAMLVRFKRQKSQLYHKIYTIPLEIMQGTGEELFDHLAQCVCDFLDYMGLKKARLPTGFTFSFPCEQSGIDTGTLVSWTKGFKATDCVGQDVVSMLREAIKRRNEFDLDIVALVNDTVGTMMSCAYEDPQCEIGMIAGTGSNLCYMEELKNIKKIEQSNGSTNTNKGKLEGEEDENAAVEAVKSDGTAEKSKMCINTEWGGLGDDRCLDDIITPYDTEVDIQSVNPGKQRFEKLTSGMYLGEIVRQVLLDLTRRSLLFKGHVSETLKTPGIFETKYLSQIESDRLALLQVRSILQQLGLHSTCDDSIIVKEVCGAVSCRAAQLCGAGMAAVVDKIREDRRLDRLSITVGVDGALYKLHPHFSQVLKETVRVMAPQCDVTFLPSEEGSGKGAALIAAVVRHRQEI